A region from the Motacilla alba alba isolate MOTALB_02 chromosome 10, Motacilla_alba_V1.0_pri, whole genome shotgun sequence genome encodes:
- the MCEE gene encoding methylmalonyl-CoA epimerase, mitochondrial, whose amino-acid sequence MARCAAGTAPRGVTPLSARRAGAGPAGRGAGEGGAARGRSGGEMAAVLRRGAAGLLSRLQTSAPTVQTLSSSKSFSQNIPSCLWKLGRLNHVAIAVPDLEKAQSLYKNVLGAQVSETVALPEHGVYTVFVELGNTKLELLHPLGEKSPIASFLQKNKTGGMHHICIEVDDIKAAMTELKKKKIRILSEEPKIGAHGKPVIFLHPKDCHGVLVELEQA is encoded by the exons ATGGCGCGTTGTGCAGCGGGCACGGCCCCTCGCGGTGTCACGCCGCTGTCCGCACGCCGCGCTGGCGCCGGGCCCGCAGGGAGGGGTGCCGGGGAgggcggcgctgcccgcggccgaTCGGGCGGTGAGATGGCGGCGGTGCTGCGGCGCGGAGCGGCCG ggcTCCTTAGCAGATTGCAGACTTCTGCTCCCACAGTACAAACTCTATCATCATCAAAGTCCTTCTCACAAAACATTCCAAGCTGTTTGTGGAAACTGGGCCGACTTAATCACGTGGCAATTGCAGTGCCTGATTTGGAGAAAGCTCAGTCCTTGTATAAAAATGTGTTAGGAGCCCAGGTGAGTGAGACTGTTGCTCTTCCTGAACATGGTGTCTACACTGTTTTTGTGGAGCTGGGAAACACCAAGCTGGAACTTCTACATCCTTTAGGAGAGAAAAGTCCCATTGCAAGCTTCCTGCAAAAAAACAAGACTGGAGGAATGCATCATATCTGCATCGAG gttGATGACATAAAAGCAGCTATGACagaactgaagaagaaaaagatacGAATATTGAGTGAAGAGCCAAAAATAGGTGCACATGGCAAACCTGTGATTTTTCTTCACCCTAAAGATTGCCATGGAGTCCTTGTGGAACTTGAGCAAGCTTGA